A genomic window from Algoriphagus sp. Y33 includes:
- a CDS encoding glycosyltransferase family 4 protein, whose translation MKVLMFGWEFPPHISGGLGTACYGLVKGLAHHHQDIIFVVPKLWGDEEPLADFVNASDITIDYREKRFKKFWKNLTYLEVSSFLVPYLGPEEFRKYTDYAIHDRTDVDESVFSTKFEFSGKYGKDLMMEVSRYALVAAHISKAKEHDIIHAHDWLSFPAGIAAKEISGKPMIAHVHATEFDRSGESVNQVVYDIERAGMHAADHIVAVSQLTKNIIVKKYGVPAGKITVLHNAVLDASIIKSSYQKKVPEKIVTFLGRITFQKGPEYFVEAAKKVIERDPNVRFVMAGNGDLLNRMIDRVAELRMGTKFHFTGFLKGDDVDHMYAISDVYVMPSVSEPFGISPLEAVRHNTPVIISKQSGVAEVLNNAIKIDFWDIDSMADAIFALLHYDGISRMFKELGTEELKKLKWEHVAEKLVTVYQQTLPQKP comes from the coding sequence ATGAAGGTGCTAATGTTTGGGTGGGAATTTCCGCCACATATTTCAGGAGGTCTAGGAACGGCATGCTACGGCTTGGTCAAGGGTCTGGCTCATCACCATCAAGACATCATATTTGTGGTGCCTAAACTATGGGGCGATGAAGAACCGCTGGCAGATTTTGTCAATGCGAGCGACATCACTATAGATTACCGCGAAAAACGATTTAAGAAATTCTGGAAAAACCTTACTTACTTAGAAGTAAGTAGTTTTCTGGTTCCGTATCTGGGGCCGGAAGAATTTAGGAAATATACCGATTACGCTATTCATGACAGGACTGACGTAGATGAAAGCGTGTTCTCCACCAAATTTGAATTCAGCGGCAAATACGGAAAGGACCTGATGATGGAAGTTTCCCGCTATGCCCTCGTTGCAGCACACATTTCCAAAGCGAAAGAACATGACATTATCCATGCCCACGACTGGCTATCTTTCCCTGCGGGCATTGCAGCAAAGGAAATCAGCGGCAAGCCTATGATAGCTCATGTGCATGCTACTGAATTTGACCGCTCGGGCGAATCCGTCAATCAAGTAGTGTACGATATTGAAAGAGCGGGAATGCATGCCGCCGACCATATAGTGGCGGTAAGTCAACTGACCAAGAATATAATTGTCAAAAAATATGGTGTTCCTGCGGGGAAGATAACAGTACTGCACAACGCTGTTTTGGATGCAAGCATTATCAAATCCAGCTACCAAAAGAAAGTGCCGGAAAAGATCGTGACTTTCTTGGGAAGAATAACTTTTCAAAAAGGACCGGAATACTTTGTAGAAGCAGCTAAAAAAGTCATAGAAAGAGACCCCAATGTCCGTTTTGTAATGGCTGGAAACGGAGATTTATTAAATAGGATGATTGACCGGGTAGCAGAGCTACGGATGGGTACTAAGTTTCATTTCACAGGTTTTCTCAAAGGCGATGATGTGGATCACATGTATGCCATCTCAGATGTCTATGTGATGCCGTCTGTATCTGAGCCATTTGGCATTTCACCTCTAGAAGCTGTACGTCACAACACCCCTGTGATTATTTCCAAACAATCCGGAGTAGCAGAAGTCCTCAATAATGCGATCAAAATTGATTTTTGGGATATAGACTCAATGGCTGATGCGATTTTTGCATTGCTTCATTATGACGGTATTTCCAGGATGTTCAAAGAACTTGGAACTGAAGAATTAAAAAAATTAAAATGGGAGCATGTGGCTGAAAAGCTTGTCACTGTGTACCAACAAACATTACCACAGAAACCATGA
- a CDS encoding low molecular weight protein-tyrosine-phosphatase, translated as MIRVLFVCLGNICRSPLAEAIFNSKVKLAGMESQFKCDSAGTSDFHIGELPDERTIKCASKYNLPLYHRSRQVNRTDFRDFEYILAMDDNNLRNLNNLKVRYGFADKEIHLMRNFVAETQGMSVPDPYYGGEEGFEEIYQILDEAIDSFLTQVKATHQLYA; from the coding sequence ATGATTAGAGTTTTATTTGTTTGTCTTGGCAATATCTGCAGGTCTCCCTTAGCTGAAGCTATTTTCAATAGCAAAGTAAAGCTAGCAGGCATGGAGTCACAATTCAAATGTGATAGTGCCGGGACTTCTGATTTTCACATTGGTGAACTGCCTGATGAACGGACAATAAAATGTGCTTCCAAATACAATCTCCCACTCTATCATCGAAGCAGGCAAGTAAACCGCACGGATTTTAGAGATTTTGAGTACATCTTGGCAATGGATGACAATAACCTACGAAATCTAAACAATCTAAAAGTACGATACGGCTTTGCTGACAAAGAAATCCACCTGATGCGGAATTTTGTGGCTGAGACTCAGGGGATGTCTGTTCCTGACCCGTACTATGGTGGAGAAGAAGGATTTGAGGAAATATATCAGATTTTGGATGAAGCTATCGATAGTTTTCTTACCCAGGTAAAAGCCACTCACCAGCTCTACGCCTAA
- the rsgA gene encoding ribosome small subunit-dependent GTPase A, whose product MKGRVIKSTGSWYLVQSDGEVVASRLKGKFKQDDLKLTNPIAVGDWVLLAKEENQETAVISDILPRENYVIRKSTRKQHFSHIIASNLDQAILVITMKSPRTSLGFIDRFLVSTESFRIPAILVVNKMDQMSGEKAEDWLLDIHKIYEPLGYQVIEVSALKEENLKDKFNSVLAGKSTLISGHSGVGKSTLLNALVPEAAQHTKEVSGFTSKGVHTTTFAELFALENGGDLIDTPGIKEFGILDIEDNELSHYFPEMRKYLGQCKYNNCQHVNEPGCVVIDKVEAGFIHPYRYESYLNILNEEDDYR is encoded by the coding sequence ATGAAAGGAAGAGTGATTAAATCCACTGGGAGCTGGTATTTGGTGCAGTCCGACGGAGAAGTCGTTGCTTCAAGATTGAAGGGGAAGTTTAAGCAGGACGACCTTAAGTTGACCAATCCAATTGCTGTGGGGGACTGGGTGTTATTGGCAAAAGAAGAAAATCAGGAGACTGCAGTGATTTCGGATATTTTACCCAGAGAGAATTATGTGATCCGAAAGTCAACCCGAAAGCAGCATTTTTCCCATATCATTGCCAGCAATCTCGATCAGGCGATTCTTGTCATTACAATGAAAAGTCCGAGGACATCCTTGGGATTTATAGATAGATTTTTGGTCAGCACAGAGAGCTTTCGGATTCCGGCAATCTTGGTTGTGAATAAAATGGATCAAATGTCAGGAGAGAAGGCGGAGGATTGGCTATTGGATATTCACAAGATCTATGAGCCTCTGGGATATCAGGTAATTGAAGTGTCTGCCCTCAAAGAAGAGAATCTGAAGGATAAATTCAATTCGGTCTTAGCCGGTAAGTCAACTTTAATCTCGGGACATTCTGGAGTGGGGAAGTCTACCTTGCTCAATGCACTGGTTCCCGAAGCAGCTCAGCATACCAAAGAGGTTTCCGGATTTACTTCCAAAGGGGTGCATACCACTACTTTCGCCGAACTTTTTGCCTTAGAGAACGGCGGTGATCTCATCGATACTCCGGGGATCAAGGAGTTTGGGATTTTGGATATAGAGGATAACGAACTTTCCCATTATTTTCCGGAAATGAGAAAATACCTGGGACAGTGCAAATACAATAATTGTCAGCATGTGAACGAACCCGGCTGTGTAGTGATCGACAAGGTAGAGGCAGGATTCATTCATCCTTATCGCTACGAAAGTTATTTGAATATCCTCAATGAGGAGGATGACTACAGATAA
- a CDS encoding PQQ-binding-like beta-propeller repeat protein yields MKKPYSLKKITCLSLVLILTALTSSFAQEPAWKVTLDKGVEWTRYTPNKILLIGSSDWGLHGVDANTGKLLWSNEDLYNSAKAIKGADGKNQKYTEALIHVLTDDSDPTVSDFAVVKYSDFALVKNFVVLNIRTGEVVTSPAKAGMPTQKVLTSLRALGSETATFNYGGTAYIPELKAVMITGNWIDIKAQGTPAHQLTKLIDLKSGDELWGNDQVSSNFEPTVTQDGNLFLLADDIASKIDAKTGTVLWSYSVADKKNSFQSFGANLDLTEGYIYQKKGGRGLLTALDLNLGNVKWEKELSSKDIPILNAEYYGVIAADEKNFTLFDAESGEVKWTAKKLDGVVVDMGGNHGIAVGEKDKYLTVLDKNTGEEKWSEKIKGIEIDQLTGTGIMYRNGDGSIGLFGFDGKPLWDGKNMIKGETILRAKPGMDREIFYADGKIYHVDLISGSKKVIIDDIKFQEKESPDNLEHTGANFVLSSSQNMMGFDETGRVLYQNHWPSPKISLAGRIALRTIQVAALAMTAASSAAAGANHNTYSNVSYNKYGEDYKRQADFYANLANGMAQAAGKRFKATKSRGVNTFILTDVGGGNGLVRVDKASGKATGKIELNDKEPLFDSDPENGMIFYKPSKKEVHGYMF; encoded by the coding sequence ATGAAAAAGCCCTACTCATTAAAAAAAATAACCTGCTTGAGCCTCGTCCTGATTTTAACTGCTTTGACTTCAAGTTTTGCACAAGAACCAGCTTGGAAAGTGACGCTGGACAAAGGGGTGGAGTGGACAAGGTACACACCTAATAAGATTCTCTTGATTGGAAGTTCCGATTGGGGGCTGCACGGTGTCGACGCTAACACAGGCAAGTTGTTGTGGTCCAACGAAGATCTGTATAATTCCGCCAAAGCCATTAAAGGTGCTGATGGCAAAAATCAGAAATACACTGAAGCGCTTATACACGTGTTAACGGATGATTCAGATCCCACTGTATCGGATTTTGCGGTGGTGAAATATTCTGACTTTGCGCTGGTCAAAAACTTCGTTGTACTAAATATACGCACTGGAGAGGTCGTCACGTCACCGGCCAAAGCAGGCATGCCAACCCAAAAAGTGCTCACTTCACTTAGAGCATTAGGTTCGGAGACAGCCACATTTAATTATGGGGGGACAGCCTACATCCCTGAGCTAAAAGCTGTGATGATCACGGGAAACTGGATCGACATTAAGGCTCAAGGTACTCCGGCGCATCAATTGACAAAATTGATTGACCTGAAGTCCGGAGATGAACTGTGGGGCAATGATCAGGTGAGCTCTAATTTTGAGCCTACGGTCACGCAGGATGGTAATCTCTTTTTGCTGGCAGATGATATTGCGTCAAAAATCGATGCGAAAACGGGGACAGTCCTGTGGTCTTACTCTGTTGCGGATAAGAAGAACTCATTCCAGTCTTTTGGGGCGAATTTGGATCTGACTGAAGGCTATATCTACCAGAAAAAAGGAGGTAGAGGATTGCTTACTGCTCTGGATCTCAATTTAGGAAATGTAAAATGGGAAAAGGAGCTTTCTTCTAAAGACATTCCCATACTCAATGCTGAGTACTATGGAGTAATAGCGGCAGATGAGAAGAACTTTACGCTGTTTGATGCGGAATCAGGAGAAGTAAAGTGGACCGCCAAAAAATTAGATGGAGTAGTGGTGGATATGGGCGGGAATCACGGAATTGCTGTGGGAGAAAAAGACAAATACCTCACTGTATTGGATAAGAACACGGGCGAAGAGAAGTGGTCTGAAAAAATCAAGGGAATTGAAATTGATCAATTGACCGGAACGGGAATTATGTATCGGAATGGAGATGGGTCTATCGGACTTTTTGGTTTTGATGGAAAACCGCTCTGGGATGGCAAGAATATGATCAAAGGAGAGACGATTTTAAGAGCCAAGCCTGGGATGGACCGAGAGATTTTCTACGCAGACGGGAAAATATATCATGTAGATTTGATCAGCGGAAGTAAAAAAGTCATTATAGATGATATCAAATTCCAAGAGAAAGAATCTCCTGATAATCTGGAGCATACTGGGGCAAATTTTGTTCTTTCTTCCAGTCAAAATATGATGGGGTTCGATGAAACTGGCCGGGTACTCTACCAAAATCACTGGCCTTCTCCGAAAATATCACTTGCAGGCAGGATAGCTTTGCGTACGATTCAGGTGGCAGCATTGGCGATGACTGCCGCATCTTCAGCAGCAGCGGGAGCAAATCACAATACCTACTCCAATGTGAGCTACAACAAGTATGGAGAAGATTATAAGCGACAGGCAGATTTTTATGCAAACTTAGCGAATGGGATGGCTCAAGCGGCAGGAAAAAGATTCAAGGCAACCAAATCCAGAGGAGTAAATACTTTTATTTTGACAGATGTGGGCGGGGGGAATGGTCTGGTTCGAGTGGACAAAGCGAGTGGTAAAGCCACGGGAAAAATAGAATTGAATGATAAAGAGCCACTGTTCGATTCAGACCCTGAAAATGGAATGATATTTTACAAACCGTCCAAGAAGGAGGTTCACGGTTACATGTTCTAA
- a CDS encoding amylo-alpha-1,6-glucosidase, with protein MSYIHFDKTQLINLNYSLEREIIRTNRSGAYTSTSIICCNTRKYHGLLVVPQPQIDSQSHVMLSTVHETVIQRGASFNLGISKFPGNYSPRGHKYLEDFDSEPIPKLTYRVGGVLLQKELILDTNRDRLMIRYTLLDAHSPTKIRVQPFLAFRGYHDLSKANNYINKKYKKAPNGAVFHLYEAYDPLYLQVSKKADFVPAPDWYYKIEYILERERGYDYQEDLYVPGYFEFDIEKGESVIFSAGLTEADPKTRQSAFEKEIARRIPRSNFVNCLKNSAGQFLRKRDGDTRVIAGYPWFGWWGRDTFVAAPGLTLTMGDSKTFLDIMDTMSRDLKGPLFPNVGSGVTTNMNSIDAPLWYFWALQQYIIYTGDSKTIKERYLEKMKGIIDGYLEGTAFNIHILENGLVYGGEDGKALTWMDAVTPDGPVTQRKGCPVEIQALWYNALCFYHELTGDEDAIKHASKIKETFEAVFWSDEYGHLADYVDGEEKNWAIRPNMIFATSLPYVMLSDDKCDQVLETAKSKLLTPRGMRSLSPDEPGYKGYYFGDQISRDEAYHNGTVWVWPLGHFVEGYIKLHGKSGENFIQKIVKGFDGVMTQYGVGAVAEIYDGDPPHRPKGAISQAWSVSELLRMMDLVKKI; from the coding sequence ATGAGTTATATCCATTTCGATAAAACACAACTAATCAATCTGAATTATTCTCTTGAAAGAGAGATCATCAGAACCAACCGTTCGGGTGCCTACACCAGCACTTCGATCATTTGTTGTAATACCCGCAAATACCATGGACTGCTGGTGGTCCCTCAACCACAAATTGACTCCCAAAGCCACGTCATGCTGTCTACCGTCCACGAAACGGTAATCCAACGTGGGGCAAGTTTTAATTTGGGCATCAGCAAATTCCCGGGTAATTATTCTCCAAGAGGGCATAAATATCTTGAAGATTTTGATTCTGAGCCCATTCCAAAATTAACATACCGTGTAGGAGGGGTTCTTTTGCAAAAAGAATTGATCTTGGATACCAACAGAGATCGTCTGATGATTAGATACACCTTATTAGACGCACACTCTCCTACTAAAATAAGGGTTCAGCCGTTCTTGGCATTCAGAGGGTATCACGACCTTTCTAAGGCAAATAACTATATAAACAAGAAATACAAAAAAGCTCCTAATGGAGCAGTCTTTCATCTTTACGAAGCTTACGACCCACTTTACCTGCAAGTCTCAAAAAAAGCAGATTTTGTACCTGCCCCTGATTGGTACTATAAGATTGAATACATCTTAGAGCGAGAGCGGGGATATGATTATCAGGAAGATTTGTACGTTCCCGGATATTTCGAATTTGACATTGAAAAGGGCGAGTCTGTCATATTTTCGGCAGGATTGACAGAAGCAGATCCGAAAACACGCCAAAGTGCCTTCGAGAAAGAGATCGCAAGAAGAATTCCCAGAAGCAATTTTGTGAACTGTCTCAAAAACTCAGCAGGACAATTTTTAAGGAAGCGTGACGGTGACACTAGAGTTATCGCAGGGTATCCATGGTTTGGCTGGTGGGGAAGAGACACTTTTGTAGCAGCTCCCGGCCTTACGCTTACCATGGGAGATTCCAAAACATTTCTCGACATCATGGACACTATGTCCAGGGATCTGAAAGGACCTCTATTCCCTAATGTCGGGAGTGGTGTGACCACCAATATGAATTCAATAGATGCCCCGCTTTGGTACTTCTGGGCGCTGCAACAATACATCATATATACCGGAGACAGCAAAACCATCAAAGAGCGATACCTCGAAAAAATGAAAGGGATCATCGATGGCTATCTCGAGGGGACAGCCTTCAACATCCATATTTTGGAGAATGGGCTGGTGTATGGCGGAGAAGACGGAAAAGCCCTTACCTGGATGGATGCGGTGACGCCTGACGGCCCCGTCACCCAGCGTAAAGGATGCCCTGTGGAAATACAGGCACTTTGGTATAATGCGTTATGCTTTTACCATGAGCTGACAGGCGATGAAGATGCCATAAAACATGCTTCAAAAATCAAAGAAACATTTGAGGCAGTGTTTTGGTCAGATGAATATGGCCATCTGGCAGATTACGTAGATGGTGAAGAGAAAAATTGGGCAATACGGCCAAACATGATTTTTGCGACTTCGTTACCATACGTAATGCTCAGCGACGACAAATGCGACCAGGTACTAGAGACTGCAAAATCAAAACTTCTAACTCCCCGTGGAATGCGCTCACTTTCCCCTGATGAACCCGGATATAAAGGCTACTATTTCGGAGATCAAATCAGCAGAGATGAAGCCTATCACAACGGTACTGTATGGGTTTGGCCATTGGGGCATTTTGTAGAAGGCTATATTAAACTCCATGGTAAGTCCGGAGAGAATTTTATCCAAAAAATCGTAAAGGGTTTTGACGGAGTAATGACACAATATGGAGTGGGGGCAGTGGCGGAAATATACGATGGAGATCCTCCCCATCGTCCTAAAGGAGCCATTTCTCAGGCTTGGAGTGTATCAGAATTGCTTAGAATGATGGATTTGGTCAAGAAGATATAA
- a CDS encoding 3-deoxy-D-manno-octulosonic acid transferase, translating to MKWIYRIGIFFARILLPLAGLFIPKIRHFLAGRKNLFQRLEGFRSKSPGELAWFHVASLGEYEQAKPVIAELKQVSPSYLIAVSFFSPSGFDNVVKKPQPNVDFITYMPLDSKKQAEKFVTVLNPSLTFFIKYDLWYHHIMAVKAREIPLFLFSAAFRPDQIYFRRDGFFRNILFQFDYIFSQNQATLDLLKSVDYPNASVAGDTRFDRVAETAKNYKEFPELVKWVGDRPTIVAGSVWQEDMDLLIPLMNANRDYRWIIAPHDLNPEPMNRWSEHLSLKTSKYSQWDPEFCPDVLFIDNIGMLSSLYQFARVAYVGGAFGKGLHNILEPLGFGVPVIFGKLRRLTKFPESAESQENGCGFEVSDVESLRVVFERLEQPDFYGQSTDSAQKWVKMNIGAAAKIINKVEKLTSKA from the coding sequence ATGAAATGGATTTATAGAATCGGGATATTTTTTGCCAGGATACTTTTGCCCCTGGCAGGACTGTTTATCCCCAAAATTAGGCATTTCTTAGCTGGGAGAAAAAATCTATTTCAGAGACTAGAAGGTTTCAGATCCAAAAGCCCAGGTGAGTTGGCGTGGTTTCATGTGGCTTCTTTAGGAGAATATGAGCAGGCAAAACCTGTCATTGCTGAATTGAAGCAGGTGAGTCCCAGTTATTTAATTGCAGTAAGTTTTTTTAGTCCATCAGGCTTTGACAACGTGGTCAAGAAGCCGCAACCCAATGTTGATTTTATCACCTATATGCCTCTGGACAGCAAAAAACAAGCAGAAAAATTCGTTACTGTTTTGAACCCCAGCCTTACTTTTTTTATCAAGTATGATCTTTGGTATCACCATATAATGGCTGTCAAAGCCAGAGAAATACCGCTTTTCCTTTTTTCAGCGGCTTTCCGACCGGATCAAATCTATTTCCGGAGAGATGGGTTTTTTAGAAACATTCTGTTTCAATTCGACTATATTTTTTCCCAAAATCAGGCTACATTGGACTTACTGAAATCAGTTGACTATCCGAATGCGAGTGTTGCCGGTGACACGCGTTTTGACCGAGTGGCTGAAACTGCAAAGAACTATAAAGAGTTTCCAGAACTGGTTAAATGGGTAGGGGATAGGCCGACTATAGTAGCGGGATCTGTATGGCAAGAGGACATGGATCTCTTGATCCCCTTGATGAATGCCAATCGGGATTACCGGTGGATTATTGCGCCGCATGATTTGAATCCTGAGCCAATGAACCGTTGGTCTGAACATTTGTCGCTGAAAACTTCCAAGTATTCTCAATGGGATCCGGAATTTTGTCCAGATGTACTTTTTATTGATAATATTGGGATGCTAAGTTCATTGTATCAATTTGCCAGAGTGGCCTATGTGGGCGGTGCTTTTGGCAAAGGACTTCATAATATTTTGGAGCCCTTGGGTTTCGGTGTCCCGGTGATTTTTGGCAAATTAAGAAGATTAACTAAATTCCCTGAATCAGCTGAAAGTCAGGAGAATGGATGTGGATTTGAGGTCAGTGATGTAGAAAGTTTGAGGGTGGTTTTTGAGAGATTGGAACAGCCTGATTTTTATGGGCAAAGTACTGATTCGGCTCAAAAATGGGTAAAAATGAATATAGGCGCAGCGGCGAAAATTATTAATAAGGTGGAAAAGTTGACTTCTAAGGCATGA
- a CDS encoding phosphoribosyltransferase family protein, with product MSEVLNHQQIKKKITRMAYEIYERNLNSKGVVFAGISGMGGTLAQLLAAELKAISPLTIELTEVILDKVHVASEQVQLSAAIDLQGKTLILVDDVLNTGKTLVYAMKPFLEEELYKMEIAVLVNRSHGLFPIRPDYTGFELSTTLNEHIKVDFSGDNYFVYLH from the coding sequence ATGAGCGAAGTACTCAATCACCAGCAGATAAAGAAGAAAATAACCCGGATGGCTTATGAGATTTACGAAAGAAATCTCAACTCTAAAGGCGTTGTGTTTGCGGGGATTTCCGGAATGGGAGGAACCCTGGCCCAACTTCTTGCTGCAGAGCTAAAAGCAATCTCTCCACTTACAATTGAGCTGACCGAAGTTATTTTGGATAAAGTCCATGTTGCTTCGGAGCAAGTACAGCTTTCCGCTGCAATAGATTTGCAGGGAAAAACCCTGATTTTGGTGGACGATGTGCTAAACACCGGAAAAACGTTGGTGTATGCGATGAAGCCTTTTTTGGAAGAAGAACTATATAAAATGGAAATAGCAGTGCTGGTCAATCGCAGCCATGGTCTTTTTCCGATTCGGCCGGATTACACGGGTTTCGAACTTTCCACTACGCTCAATGAACATATCAAGGTAGATTTCTCAGGAGACAATTACTTCGTTTATCTACACTAA
- the panB gene encoding 3-methyl-2-oxobutanoate hydroxymethyltransferase translates to MSVHSSANVKRITTHILQEMKDRGEKISMLTAYDYSMAKIVDAAGIDIILVGDSASNVMAGHETTLPITLDQMIYHASSVVRAVSRAFVVVDIPFGSYQGNSSEALRSTIRIMKESGAHAIKVEGGSEIKESVARILSAGVPVMGHLGLTPQSIYKFGTYTVRAKEDTEASKLLEDAKLLEELGCFAIVVEKIPADLAKKVAESVSIPIIGIGAGGGVDGQVLVVHDMLGITQEFKPRFLRQYADLQGIMMDAFGQYIKDVKNKDFPNEQESY, encoded by the coding sequence ATGTCAGTACATTCCTCTGCAAACGTAAAAAGAATCACTACGCACATTCTTCAGGAGATGAAGGACCGTGGTGAGAAGATCTCAATGCTCACAGCCTATGATTATTCCATGGCCAAAATCGTGGATGCAGCGGGGATCGATATTATTCTCGTGGGAGATTCTGCTTCCAATGTTATGGCGGGTCATGAGACTACCTTGCCTATTACGTTGGATCAGATGATTTATCATGCCTCTTCTGTAGTAAGAGCGGTGAGCAGAGCTTTCGTGGTAGTTGATATCCCTTTTGGTAGCTATCAGGGGAATAGCTCTGAGGCTTTGCGGTCAACTATCCGGATCATGAAAGAATCAGGCGCCCATGCTATAAAAGTGGAGGGTGGGTCTGAGATCAAAGAATCCGTAGCGAGGATACTAAGTGCTGGAGTACCTGTAATGGGGCACTTGGGATTGACTCCCCAGTCGATTTATAAGTTTGGGACTTACACTGTGAGAGCTAAAGAAGATACTGAAGCATCCAAGCTTTTGGAGGATGCAAAGCTTTTGGAAGAGTTGGGATGCTTCGCAATAGTGGTGGAAAAAATTCCTGCGGACCTGGCGAAGAAAGTAGCCGAATCAGTGTCCATACCAATTATCGGAATAGGTGCAGGAGGCGGTGTGGATGGTCAGGTGCTGGTCGTGCATGATATGCTGGGAATCACTCAGGAATTCAAGCCGAGATTTTTGAGGCAATATGCCGATCTACAGGGAATTATGATGGATGCCTTTGGCCAATATATCAAAGATGTGAAGAATAAGGACTTTCCAAATGAGCAGGAGAGCTATTGA
- a CDS encoding glycoside hydrolase family 57 protein, protein MRTICFYFQVHQPYRLKPYRFFDIGDDHHYWDDFSNRSIMRKVAQKCYLPMNALLLEMIHKYNGAFKVSFSMSGVFLDQLEAYAPDVLESFQKLVATGHCELLNETYAHTLAALKSKEEFQSMVKKHQEKIKKLFNGYQPKVFRNTELIYSDQIGATVAEMGFEAILTEGAKHILGWKSPNYVYCNSINPNLKVLLKNFQLSDDIAFRFGNKSWDDYPLTTDKFVKWINNVPKEEETINLFMDYETFGEHQWAETGIFEFMKSLPDAVFSHTNFTFSTPSEIASKISPVGKIHVPIPISWADEERDLTAWLGNDLQDEAFDRLYEMEKLVKDIDDEDIQRDWTYLQTSDHFYYMCTKFFSDGDIHAYFSPYESPYEAFINYMNVLSDFMIRVKEKSVIPKA, encoded by the coding sequence ATGAGAACCATATGCTTTTACTTTCAGGTTCATCAGCCATACCGCCTGAAACCTTATCGTTTTTTTGATATCGGGGACGATCATCACTATTGGGACGATTTTTCCAATCGTAGCATCATGAGAAAAGTAGCACAAAAATGCTACCTCCCAATGAATGCCTTGCTACTGGAAATGATACATAAGTATAACGGAGCTTTTAAAGTGAGCTTTTCTATGTCGGGTGTTTTTCTCGACCAGCTAGAAGCCTACGCTCCCGATGTTCTGGAGAGTTTTCAAAAGCTAGTGGCAACAGGTCATTGTGAATTACTAAACGAAACCTATGCACATACGCTTGCAGCATTGAAGAGTAAGGAAGAATTTCAGAGCATGGTCAAAAAGCATCAGGAAAAAATAAAGAAACTCTTCAATGGCTACCAGCCTAAAGTGTTTAGAAATACCGAGTTAATCTATTCAGATCAGATCGGTGCTACAGTGGCAGAAATGGGTTTTGAGGCCATACTCACTGAAGGAGCAAAGCACATACTCGGATGGAAAAGCCCCAACTATGTGTACTGCAACAGCATTAACCCCAATCTAAAAGTATTACTGAAGAATTTCCAGCTTTCTGATGATATCGCTTTCCGATTTGGAAATAAAAGCTGGGATGACTATCCGCTTACTACGGATAAGTTCGTCAAATGGATCAACAACGTCCCCAAAGAAGAAGAAACTATAAATCTCTTTATGGATTATGAAACTTTCGGTGAGCACCAATGGGCAGAAACCGGTATTTTCGAATTTATGAAGTCACTCCCTGATGCGGTTTTCAGCCACACCAACTTCACATTCTCTACTCCTTCAGAAATTGCTTCCAAAATCTCGCCGGTAGGAAAAATCCATGTACCCATTCCCATCTCGTGGGCTGATGAAGAGCGGGATCTGACAGCTTGGCTAGGCAACGATCTGCAAGACGAGGCTTTTGATAGGTTGTATGAAATGGAAAAACTGGTGAAAGATATAGACGATGAAGATATTCAGCGGGACTGGACATATCTGCAAACAAGTGATCACTTTTACTATATGTGTACCAAATTCTTTTCTGATGGAGATATTCACGCTTATTTCAGTCCATACGAGTCCCCATATGAAGCATTTATTAACTACATGAATGTACTCAGTGACTTTATGATCAGGGTGAAGGAAAAATCCGTGATTCCTAAAGCTTAA